The genomic region ATTAAACATTTTTTAAGGAGACTCTTCTTTGAGAAAAGCCAACCCCTGACTAATCAAGCCAGACCAGCCCAATTGTTTTAGTATCGGCCATATCTCTTCATCTGAAAGAGACGAAAAGCGTGCTAACAGTAAAAGAGAAGGATTATCCTTTAAAAAAATAGCCACAAAACCCTTTTTTTCTTTGGGTGCATAGCTAATCAAGGCTCGATAACCATCTATCTGACGGTATTTCAAAATAAAGTCAGGTGTTTCTACTTCAAGCCTACCCTTAAGAGTTTGAGCTAACTTTTCCCCTTGCGTCCCACCGGCGAAAAGGACTTCTAGTCTGGCGCCATCTCCTCGCTCATAGAAGCGACGAATATAAAAGGCCTTTTGTTCTCCACCAGCGTATTTAAGATAATGCGGCTCAGAGGCCTTCCAGCCGGCAAGATCTTTAAGAAAAGAAAGTTCCGCCTTTGAGGCCCAAACTACCAAAGGAGACAAACAAAGAAATAAGACGAATAAAAATCTCTTCATAAATGCCTCGTAAAAATTATTTTTTAAAAGATACCACGAATGCAGCATTTCTAAAAATCAAATGTAAAAATTAGGGACAGGCAAAACAAAAATTAAAGATGAATTCTAAAGATAAGCCGAGTATAATGACTTCAATTTTCAAAGTTTCGGGAGGAGCAAGTGGATCAAATAAAAGATATCCTCTGGCCCTGGCAAAAAGAAAAAGGCCTTGAGGCCTTAGAAATATATGCTTATGAAGAAAAAGGCCTAAAAATAGAAAAAAAAGACCGCCGACTAGAAAAATTTCAACCTTATGAAGAACACGGGCTGGCCATAAGAATACTGAAAGATGGGGCTCTGGGGTTTTCTTTCACCACTTCTTTGGCTCCAGAAGATGTTTTAAACGCGGCCTTTAAGGCTTATGAAATGGCCTCGGTTATGGAAAAAGACGCTTACTCTTTACCAGGCCCCCAGGAATATCCCATTTTACCGCCGGCAAGAGAAGAATTAATTTCTGCAGAAGAAGGACTTGCTATTCTTGAACAAGTAGAAGAAACAGCTTTTTCTTATGACTCACGCGTAAAAAGAATTCAAGAAGCTGGCCTTAGTCATAGCCAGGGGAAACTTTACATAGCCAATACAAACGGCCTCGAAGCTCAATGGGACTACGGCGGCTTTTCTTTGGTAGCGGTAGTGATAGCCATGGAGGGAGAAGAAGCCCAAATGGGCTGGGAATGGCAGCTATTTCCCTTGAGAGAGAGGATAAAACCTGAGGAAATAGCGCAAAAAGCCGCTTATCGGGCGGTAAAAAGACTTGGGGCTAAGCCAATTTCTTCCCGAAAAATCCATGTTCTCCTGCCGCCTCACGTAGCAGTAGATTTCCTAGAGCTACTTTCAAGTTCGTTTCTGGGAGATAATCTAGTTAAAGGCAAATCTGTTCTCAAAAATAAACTTGGCCAAAAAGTATTTCCCTCATTTATAAACATTATCGATAACGGAGTTTTGGTTGATGTTATAGGCACAAGACCTTTTGATGACGAAGGTATTCCCCAACGCGAGACAGTCTTAGTTAAAGAAGGGAAAATAGAAAATTTTCTCTTTGACTCTTATTGGGGTAAAAAAGCAGGTTTCCCATCTACCGGTAATGCCAGGAGGGGAAGCTTCAAAGATCAACCCTCTGTAGGGCTTACCAATTTTTATCTTAAGCCAGGAGAATACCCTCCAGAAAAAATTACAGGCAAGTTATCAGAATTTTTTGAGGTCTTAGAAGTTTTAGGCATGCACACTGCTGATCCCATTTCAGGAGAATTCTCGTTAGGCGTTTCTGGTCTTCTTCACCGCAACGGAGAAATTATCCCTGTAAATGGCATGGCTATTTCAGGTGATATTTTTTCACTTTTTGAAAAGATTGAAGCCCTAGGCAATGACCTCACTTTTTACAGCAACATTGGGAGCCCTAGCATTCTTACCGCTAAGCTTGACCTTGCTGGTAGCTAGTTTGTCCTCAATAAAAACAAAGAACTTAAGCTTTTAAAAAAAATTGGAAGTAATATTAAAAAAATTATCTCTTTTAAAGATAAGTAAAAACACAAAGCTATGATATAGCTTTGTGAAAAAAATGGAGGGGCTTTATATGAAAGATTTAGCACAAATAACAGTTAACAAAGTGATGACACGATCGCTAAAAATTGTAGATATCGATACTTCTTTTGAAGAAGTGGTTAAAACTTTTAATGAAACCAAAGTACACGCCCTCATCGTAGTAGGGCCCGGTGGTGAATTTATGGGGATTTTGAGCCATTCCGATATTATAAAAGGCTTACAAGAATATGGTCCTAAAATATTTGTATTAACTGCTGAAGACCTTATGCATCCTAAACCCTTCACTATTGACCCCAATGCAAACCTCAAAGAAGCAGCGGCCATAATGGTTAAAAACAGGATCCATCGTCTTTTAGTTATCTCCTCTCATGCGGGGAAATATATCCCTATAGGTGTTCTTTCGGCTACTGATATAATTAAAGCCGTAGCCAATACTTAGAAGGAGGATATCCAAATGACAGCCAAAAAGTTAAGCGCGCTGATTTTTATTTTGGTCTTATTTTTAGGGACACGGGTTTGGGCTTTTGGACTTGAAGCAGCCGGGGGCTTTTGGAGTGAAAACCCTAGTGGAGATATCTCTTATAAAGGAGATAGCCTGTCAGTAAAAGACGACCTTAGATACGATACCGAATATAAACCTTTCGGAAGAGTTAAAATTGACCTCCCTCTCATAAATTTTTACCTGGCATATACGCCTGTTAATTTTGAAGAAGAAGGAGAACTAAATAAAACTTTTACTTTCGGAGATAAAACTTTTAATGCTAATGTGCCTTTTGATAGCTACCTAAAAATGCAACAATATGACCTTGGTGTTTACTGGGGAATTCCTTTTCTTAAATCTGTTACTGAAGCGGCCACTTTAGGATTTGCAGGGATAAACGTGGAACTTGGCTTAAACGCTAGAGTCATGAACGTAGAAGCAGGTATTGAGCAGCAAAACCTCAAAGAAGATACCTCTTTTACTGTGGTTATCCCGTTACTTTACGGCGGCCTGAGTATAGATTTTGGTAAAGTAAGTCTTGAAGGTGAGTTCCGCGGCATCGCCTACAATAACAACCATTATTACGATGCTATTGGAAGGCTTAAATTTTATATATTTAGCACTCCTTTGGTTGGGCCGTCGGCCTTTGTTGGTGTGGGTTACCGGTATCAAGACTTAAAATTCGATGTTGACGATTTTAAAGGCACCTTTACTTTATCAGGTCCCTTTGCTGAACTTGGAGTTAATTTTTAACCTGCTTTTTAGGGTGATAAGTACAGATCTGAAACCTTTTGCAAAATGCTATACTTAAGAGACTGCTTCGCCCATACGGGCTCGCAGTGACAGTGTGGTAGATGGCTAATGGCTGAGGGAGGAAAATACGGCTTCGCTCCGCTCGCAGTAACTAAATGGTAGATGGCAGATGGCTGATGGTAGATTGCTCTCACTTCTCACTTATATTTACGAGGAGCCCCGCAGGGCTGACGAAATGGCCCAGCAGGGTCATTGCGAGCCCGTCCCTTTTCAGTCATTGCGAGCAAGCCGCAGGCGAGCGAAGCAATCTCAGGGCCAAAACAACGCTCTCGCGAGGCGAAAGTCTCGCCGTGGTCATCAATCTATGTTTTTTAAATTTTGTAAAGGTCTCAGAAAAATTTTTATAGGAGGGAAGTTATGCCCGTTGAAAGGACTTTGAGTCTTATCAAGCCAGATGGAGTAGAACGCAATTTAATAGGTCAGGTGTTGAGTTTTTTTGAAAAAGGCGGCCTTAAAATCGTGGCCATGAAGATGCTTCACCTCACCAAGGCCCAGGCCGAAGAGTTTTACATCGTCCACAAGGAACGCCCTTTTTACCAAGAATTAACCGAGTACATGGCCTCTGGCCCTATTGTAGCCATTGTCCTTGAGGGCGAAAACGCCATTGCCAAGTGCCGCGAAATTATGGGAGCCACTGACCCGGCTGAAGCTGCCGAGGGTACTATTCGTAAAACATTTGCTTTGAGCAAGGGAGAAAACACGGTTCACGGCTCTGACAGCCCTGAATCAGCTGCCAGGGAAATAGCCTTTTTCTTCAGTGAACTTGAGATTTGCCCTCGTTCATGACCGAAGAAGAAATCCTTGCCTTTTTCCGGAAAAAATCTAAGCCGGTTCACCGGGAAGTCATCTGCGGTATCGGTGATGACTGTGCCGTAATCTCAAGGGGCTCCTTCTGGGAGCTCCTTACCACCGATACCATGGTGGAAAATGTCCACTTTGACTTCGCCTACTTTGATCCGTATTTTGTGGGGAGAAAGCTTGCGGCCGTTAACCTGAGTGATATTGCCGCCATGGGTGGAGAGCCTGCTTATGCTCTGCTTAATCTGAGCGTACCGGGCATCTCTGAGAGGGAGCTTCCTCTCTTCTGGGAAGGGATAACTACTAAGCTTGCAAACTACGGGGCCGAAGTGATTGGCGGAGATGTTACCCGCAACCCTGAGCGCTGGCACCTTACCCTTACCCTAATAGGCCATGCTCCTTCAGGAGGGGTTATCTTTCGTCAAGGGGCCAGGCCGGGGGATCTGATTTTTGTATCTCGTCCGCTTGGGGCTTCAGCCGGGGCGCTTGAGTTATGGCAACAAGGCTTTGAACCGCCCGAATCTCTTAAACGAGCTCACCTTGACCCTGAGCCGGAAATAAGGCTTGGAAAGGTATTAGCACAGGAAAACCTTGCTTCGGCCATGATGGACATCTCAGACGGCCTGCTTCTTGATCTGGCCAGACTTTGCCGGGCAAACAGCCTGGGGGCAGAAATAGAAGCCGAAAAAATTCCTGTCCATGAGGCTTTAAACGAAGTTTCTCTTTCTCAAGAGCCTATTTTTTATGCTCTTTCCGGCGGAGAAGATTTTGCCCTTCTTTTTACCGTCCCACCTGAGAAAGAAAGATTTTTGCGTTTAAAACTCGGCTCGCAAAGGCTTTTTCAAATAGGCTACATTATAGAAGAACAAATTATTTACTTAATAAAAAACGGCCAAAAAGAAAAAGTCTCCCCTTCTGGCTTTGACCACTTTGCTTAAAAGAGATGCTTCACCTGTTGGCTCGAAGTGTCAGGAAGCTGTCATTGGGAGCGAAGCGAAGTAGTCCCGGTCCCGAACGAAGCGAGAGTTCTCTCCCATGAACCTGGCGAAGAGCCTTAAGATCGCCACAGCGACTGACGTCGCCTAGCGTTAACGCTTTGGCCACCCAAAACACTTTAACAATTTTTCCCTTTGAACTTGACACGGCATTTACCGTGCCTATGGTTCAATTGTTTGGAAATTCTAACGAGGAGGCGGAATATGCTTATCAAGAAAGAACATGCCGAAGCGCTTTTGAAACTCCTTTCATTTGAAGAGGAAACTCAGACTAAAGGCATGGAAATTTTAGAGGCCGATGAGGACCTTTACCTTGAACTGGAAATGCAGGCACTGGTGCGCCAGTCAGCCCCTTTAAAAAGGGAACTTACTTACTTGGGGAAAGAACTTGCCCTTGTGCTTCGCGACTTAATTGACCGCGAAAAACTCCCTTCTCCGGAAAAGTGGCCTGAGGGCTTTCGTTGGCTGGGCACAGAGATTGTGGCCATGCTTGAGGCAGCAGGTTTGGCCGGCCAGGTTGGCCCTCTTGCTGTAGAGCCCTTACAGCAAAGAGGCCTTGCTGCACAAATAAAAGACAAAGAAACCGGCAAAGAGTACATAGGCTTAACTGAGGCCGGAAAAAGAATTTTTGAAATTTATCAGGCCCTTGAACCCGAGCTTGAAATTTCAGCAGAGCTGGCCCAAGAAATTCGCAAGCTTCCAGCCGGCCCGGCTAGGGCTTCGCTTCTTACCATTGATACTCATACCAAACATCTCCTTGAGGCCATGCGTCTTATTGCTTATAGCGTCCCCACTTCTGACATTTACGCCTTTACCGCCCTAGGCCAGGCCGTGAAAAAGGCTCTCACCTACGGTGGTTTTGGTGAAGGGGATGTGCTAACCAGCGACATTCTCTGGGCGCTCGCTGATGTGGCTGATGAAAAAGAAGTCCCAGAAGCTACCATCGCTATTCTTCAAAGCCTCGGTTACATTGACCAGAACAAAGAACTTCTCCCCGCAGGTTACTGGGCCTTAGAAGTGTTACGCCTTTGGAAACGAGAAGTTACTCCTGACGCCTGGACGGTAGCCATAGAAGAAGAGGAAGTTGAAATACTTCAGGCCATTGAGCATCTCTGGCAAAAGGCGGAAAACAATCCTGAAGAAACGCCTACCTTTAAAAATCTACGGGCGGAGATGATTGACCGCAAAATTAAGCAATACAAAGAAATTTTAGCTCGTTATGGCCGTAAAATTGAAGAAATGCCCGAAAAATATCAACAAATCGCCAGCCAGTTTATGGAAGCAAAAGACCTGGCCCGCTGGTACGACGACAACTTTTCTCTACGCTTAAGCCTTTATAGCCTTGAATCTTTTAACTTGATTCATACTACTGAAGATCAAAAGGGTAGAGAAGTCTTTGAGCTAACTGATTTTGGCCGAAAAGTCATCAAAGACCAGGAAGTCAAAGTACGCGAGATTTCTTCAACCGCCGTAAAAGCCATTACCATTACTCACCGCTCCTTTTCGGCGCCAAATGTGGAATGGGTGGACGAGGCCTTAGAAGAAGGGCTTTTGGGGACAGGCGAACCCACTCGCTCTGGCTACTTTTACGCCGAGCTTGCGGAAACCATCTCAAGAATGCCTCATTTAACGCGCTATGAAGCCGAAATTTTGGCTTCTATTCCCAGCCGTGGCATTAGCGTGGAAGACCTGTTTGATATGGTAGGTGAAGGCAAAAGAAGGCGTTTTAAATGGGCACTTGAGAAACTAGAAGCCCGTCATCTTATAAATGTCATGCCTGACGGAAACATAATTGAGACCGAGGCTGGGGAAATGATTGACCGGGCTGTTTCAGGTGTGCCTAAAAACTTCGGCCATCCTATTAACCCTTTGATTTATCGTGTGCTAAAGGCCCTAGCCGAAGTGGGAACACTCTTCGTTAAAGAAAAGCGTATAAGGATTTTGCCTAAAAACATAAAAGAGGCCATAAAGCGAAGTGGGCTTCCGGCCATCGTCTTTGACGAGGCTTTAAAAGCCGCACGCCACGCTGGTTATGTGGGCAAAAATACCATCACCGAAGCAGGTTATTTAATACTCCAGGCCGTTGATAAGATGAACCCGCACGAGGAAGTAAGGGTATTTTACGCCGGGGAGGAAGCTTAATGAAGTATTACTTAGTGGCCCATACTCCGCTGGCTGCTGAAGCGAAGGGTTTCCCCCGCGAAGGGGGGAAGCCCTATTTTCCCGGCCAGCTTTTGCGAGAATCCATTGAAGAGGCGCTTTTCTTTTACGCCCTTGGCAAACACCCTGATTTTGCCGAACTCGTGCGGGTATTCCTTATGGCCGGAAATTTTGACAAAATCGCTTCGGTCAAAGACTTTCTCTTGGAAAGGCTCCGTGAAAGATACCTTGAGCTGCAAGAGCTAGTTTTGCCGGAAAAAATCTGGCTTGAAGAAATCACCAGCCGCTTGGTACACACCATTGAAGTTTCAACTGGACGGATTTTGAAAAAGAGAGAGCACCAGGTCTTTATTGGTGTGGCTGAGTTTGAAGCGGAAATTCCGCAAGTAATGAAATATGCAGGCTTAAGTTATTGTGAAGGCCTGGCTCGGGCCGAGCTCAGGCATCTCAGAGAAACCATGTCCAAGCTTGTGCCCTTTTACGAAGACTTAACCAACCGGCTGCGAAACTTCCAAATTCCACTCAGGACCGGCTACTGGACTGACGATCCCTTCGGTGGCCTGCTTCTGGCTTACTGGCGAGTAAAAGAAGTGCGTGAGGTTATCAAACGCCGCTTAAAACGTGACCCACTTCCTGAAACGGTTCTTTATTCGCCTAAAGACAAAGCTACTTTTGGCTGGATAGAGATTACCGAAAATGTGTAAAAAGGAAGTTACCACCAAGATTTCCGCTTAAGCGGGAATCTTGGTATATATTATCGATTATTTCATTGGCATTACACGCTTTTCTTCGACTTACTTCTTCGACTTACTAATCCCGCCTTTTCCGTACATAAATTCTGATAGGATAGAAAATTTAAATTTTGCCTGTCCCTGTTGTGAAACCTATATTTCTTTAGAAGAAGATTAAGGAGGTTTATCATGAGAGAGCTCTGCCGTTATAAAGACCCGGTAAAAAATCAAGAACTTTGCCTGTCCCTCTTCCAGGTAGATGAAATTCTAATCCCCTCTTTTCAGCGGGATCTTTCTGAGGGGCTAAAACGCAATCTAGAACTGGCCATTGAAAAATTAGGTTTTCTTCATCCTATTGTCGTGGTTGAAGGTGATGAAGGTTACTACGTAGTTGATGGCCGCCATCGCTTAGAAGCCTTAAAAGAACTAGGTTATCAGGAAATTATTGGCATTATTGCTCCTCAAGAACTAGCTCTCCATATCCTGGAATTTAACACCGAAAAGCCTCCAAATGTAAAAGAAAAGTCCAAGCAAGCTTACCGTCTTTTTTATGAGTTTCTCGAAAAAGAACCACAAACTTTAGAAATAGACCTTATTAGTTTTTTTAAAGAACCTTCACTTATAACCTTTGGTTTTATACTTGAAGAATTTGAACCAAGGTTTCCCGCCAGCTTTTATGAGTCTTTTGTCTCCAAAATAGATAATTTTTTACACGAACCATTAGAGGAAGCCTCTAAAGAAAGACGCCGCAGAGCCGAAAAACTCGTGGAGTTAAACCAACAGGTTAATGAAACTTATGCCCGATTAGGCTTGACAAACGCCCTACTTAAGGGAGAAATTGTTCGCAAAGCTGTACAGCGCGCTTATGGAATAAGGGTACGAAAGATTGACGACGAATTCTACGAAGCCATTGAAAAAGTAAAAGAGGCTTTAAATAAGATATCACCTGAAGACATAGGTGGCCATGAAATATAGCCCTGACTTTCGCCCTAAATTAAGAGCAATTGATATTATCCCTTTTAATTGGCAGGGGAAAGAAGCCTTTCTTTTACGAGACCCATTGGCTTACAGTGAAAACCCTTTAGTGGTTCCCAAAGAAATGGCTCCTCTTCTAATCGCCCTTGATGGACAACACTCTTTGAGGGACATACAGGTAATGCTTACCAGAAGTCTTGGCCGTCTGGTTATGCTTGAAGAAATAGAAGATTTTCTGGCCACCCTTGAGAAAAATCTCTTCCTTGAGACTGAATTTTTTACTAAAAAACGCCAGGAACTTGAAAAAGATTTCAGTCAATCAAAAGTTAGACCTTCATCTCATGCTGGTCACGCCTACCCCCTAAAGCCTGATGAATTAAAAACCTTTTTAAACCAAATACTAAATCTCTGGCCTAAACGGCCAAACTACAATCCCCGAATAATAATTGCTCCACATATTGACTTTCGTGCTGGGGCGCAAACTTTTGCCGCTGCTTATCAAGGGTTATCATGGCCCAAAGGGGCGAGAGTTATCGTTTTGGGGACAGGCCATTTTTTAGAAACACCTGTTTCTTTGGCATATAAAGACTTTGAAACCCCTCTTGGTTTAGTGAAATATGACCGAGAATTTGTTGCCGAACTTAGCAAAAAGATAGATGAAGATTTACGCGGGCACGAATGGGCCCACAAAAGCGAACATTCTATAGATTTCCAAGTAGTTTTTTTGAAACATCTTCTAGGAGAATTTTCGTTGGTTCCCATTTTAGTAGCCAGCCCCCAAGGCCATAGAAATTTTTTTAAAAAACTGGCAGAATCCCTGAGAGACCTGCTAGACGAAAAAACTTATTTAGTGGTAGGAGTTGATTTTTGTCATCTGGGTCTTCGTTACGGTGATCCCACTCCAGCAGGTGAAAATGAAAAACAAAAAGCCAGAGAATTCGATTTTAATCTTTTACAAAAGGTTTTAACCTTTGATGCCGATAGAATTTACGAGATGTTAGCTAAAGATGATTACTATAAAGTCTGCGGCTTTGGGCCTTTATATCTTTTGAGTCTTATTTTTTCAGGAGAAAAATTGTCAGGGAAAATTCTTCACCAGGAAGCTGTTGATTTTGGTGAAGGTTCGATCGTTTCCCTGGCAGCGGCTGCTTTTTTTGACTAAAAATGCTATAAAGAATTTCATGGAAAAAATAGCTGAACGAGACTTTTCTTTTTGCCTAACCTGCCAGACTTGTACTAACGGTTGCCCTTGTGTCTCTCTTATGGACTATTTACCTCACCAGCTAATGCGGCTTTTACAATGGGAAGAATTTGAAGAGGCCCTAAAAAGTAAGGCCATCTGGGTATGTGTAGGGTGTAATGCCTGTACTCACGCCTGCCCCATGGGCATAGAAATCCCTGAAATTATGGACATTTTAAGGCAAGAAGCCATAAAAGTTGGGATTATAGCTGAAAAAGACATCTATGAATTCCACCGACAAATGTTGCTCTCTTTGAAGCGTCATGGCCGTGTAAGCGAATTTGAACTAATTTTGGCTTATAAAACGAAAAAGGGACATTTCTTTGAAGACATAACACTTGGCTTGCAAATGCTTACCAAAAAAAAGATGAAGCTTAAACCTGCTCGTTTAAAAGAGCGCAAAAAAATTAGAGCTTTTTTTGAAAAATGTCCTCTATAACTAAATTTGCTTATTATCCTGGATGTTCTCTTGAAGGGTTGGCTACTGAAGCTGAAGAAGCCCTCCTTGAAGTAGCCAAATACTGGGATATAGAACTCATAGAAATTCCTGACTGGAATTGCTGTGGTAGTTCCTCAGCACATAACCTTTGTGAAGACTTAGCCCGTAAACTTACCTGGCGTATTCTTGCCTCCTTGCCGAATAATACTTCTGAAATTCTCACCTTATGCCCCAGCTGTTTTGATCGCTTAAGGCTTGGCCTATTCGAAGCCCAAAAAAATCCCAAAAAATTCTTGACACTTTTTGGCCAGAAGCCAAATCCTTCTTGGAAAATAAGACACTTTGTAGAGGTATTAGCTTCTTTCCCCTGGCACAAAATAAAGGGTAAGCCCCTTTCTGGCCTACGTTTGGCCCCTTATTATGGCTGCTTACTTTACGTGCCAGCGAAACTTCCACCTCCCATGGAAGACGGTCTTATGGAAAAAATGCTTTCTTCTTTAGGGGCAGAAATTGTTCCCTGGCCTTACGCCAAACAATGTTGCGGAACATATCTCTCAATAATTAAACCTGATTTTGTCTCTGGAATCGTACGACGCATGATGATGGAGGCCCAAAAAATACAGGTCGATGCCCTGGTTACCCACTGTGTTATGTGTCAGATGAATCTCGAAATGCGAGCTCCTGTAAAAGTAGATCTTCCCGTTTTTCACCTGAGTGAATTGCTGGCCCTGGGTTTAGGACAGGCCCACATCTCTTGGTTTAAGAAACATCTTTTAGACCCCTTGCCTCTTCTATTAAAAAAAGGTTTTTGCTAAGGCTTTTTTTTCTCGAAAAACCAGGATAAAAAACGTAAAAGTTCCAAGTTTTAATACAATGAAAAAAATTACTCTTTGTCTATTTTTGATATTGGTCTGCCCTGCAATAACTACCGCCGCTAATAAATGGCATATAGAGGCGGATACTCTTTCTTTTCTGAAAAGTAAAAAGCTACTTATTGCCGATGGCAATGTTATCATTAGCAATAAAGATAACGTTATTTACTGTTCTCGTTTTATCTACGAGCTGCCTTCAAAAAAAGCTATTCTATATGGACCTATAACCATAGACACAGACGGGGACATCGTCCAAAGCTCTCACGGCTGGTTAAATCTCGAAACATATAAAGGAGAGTTTGAACACGTTCGCCTCTACTTAGGGCCAGGCAAAGTGCAAGCTCTTGCCTTTGAAACGGCAAGAGTACAAATTTTAGCCAAAAAGGTAAGAATCCTTGGCCAGGGAACCTATCTTGCCCAAAAAACAACCATAACCACTTGTGATATTTGTAAAAATGGAAAATGCAGCCCTGACTGGAGTTTTTGGGCCAGAAAGCTAAAGGTTACTCCAGAAGGTAAGGCCTACGCCAGAGATATTACCTTCAACGTCAAGCGAATACCTCTTCTTTATAGTCCTTAT from Thermodesulfatator indicus DSM 15286 harbors:
- a CDS encoding TIGR04219 family outer membrane beta-barrel protein; this translates as MTAKKLSALIFILVLFLGTRVWAFGLEAAGGFWSENPSGDISYKGDSLSVKDDLRYDTEYKPFGRVKIDLPLINFYLAYTPVNFEEEGELNKTFTFGDKTFNANVPFDSYLKMQQYDLGVYWGIPFLKSVTEAATLGFAGINVELGLNARVMNVEAGIEQQNLKEDTSFTVVIPLLYGGLSIDFGKVSLEGEFRGIAYNNNHYYDAIGRLKFYIFSTPLVGPSAFVGVGYRYQDLKFDVDDFKGTFTLSGPFAELGVNF
- a CDS encoding DUF505 domain-containing protein, whose protein sequence is MLIKKEHAEALLKLLSFEEETQTKGMEILEADEDLYLELEMQALVRQSAPLKRELTYLGKELALVLRDLIDREKLPSPEKWPEGFRWLGTEIVAMLEAAGLAGQVGPLAVEPLQQRGLAAQIKDKETGKEYIGLTEAGKRIFEIYQALEPELEISAELAQEIRKLPAGPARASLLTIDTHTKHLLEAMRLIAYSVPTSDIYAFTALGQAVKKALTYGGFGEGDVLTSDILWALADVADEKEVPEATIAILQSLGYIDQNKELLPAGYWALEVLRLWKREVTPDAWTVAIEEEEVEILQAIEHLWQKAENNPEETPTFKNLRAEMIDRKIKQYKEILARYGRKIEEMPEKYQQIASQFMEAKDLARWYDDNFSLRLSLYSLESFNLIHTTEDQKGREVFELTDFGRKVIKDQEVKVREISSTAVKAITITHRSFSAPNVEWVDEALEEGLLGTGEPTRSGYFYAELAETISRMPHLTRYEAEILASIPSRGISVEDLFDMVGEGKRRRFKWALEKLEARHLINVMPDGNIIETEAGEMIDRAVSGVPKNFGHPINPLIYRVLKALAEVGTLFVKEKRIRILPKNIKEAIKRSGLPAIVFDEALKAARHAGYVGKNTITEAGYLILQAVDKMNPHEEVRVFYAGEEA
- the ndk gene encoding nucleoside-diphosphate kinase; translation: MPVERTLSLIKPDGVERNLIGQVLSFFEKGGLKIVAMKMLHLTKAQAEEFYIVHKERPFYQELTEYMASGPIVAIVLEGENAIAKCREIMGATDPAEAAEGTIRKTFALSKGENTVHGSDSPESAAREIAFFFSELEICPRS
- the thiL gene encoding thiamine-phosphate kinase → MTEEEILAFFRKKSKPVHREVICGIGDDCAVISRGSFWELLTTDTMVENVHFDFAYFDPYFVGRKLAAVNLSDIAAMGGEPAYALLNLSVPGISERELPLFWEGITTKLANYGAEVIGGDVTRNPERWHLTLTLIGHAPSGGVIFRQGARPGDLIFVSRPLGASAGALELWQQGFEPPESLKRAHLDPEPEIRLGKVLAQENLASAMMDISDGLLLDLARLCRANSLGAEIEAEKIPVHEALNEVSLSQEPIFYALSGGEDFALLFTVPPEKERFLRLKLGSQRLFQIGYIIEEQIIYLIKNGQKEKVSPSGFDHFA
- the amrB gene encoding AmmeMemoRadiSam system protein B; amino-acid sequence: MKYSPDFRPKLRAIDIIPFNWQGKEAFLLRDPLAYSENPLVVPKEMAPLLIALDGQHSLRDIQVMLTRSLGRLVMLEEIEDFLATLEKNLFLETEFFTKKRQELEKDFSQSKVRPSSHAGHAYPLKPDELKTFLNQILNLWPKRPNYNPRIIIAPHIDFRAGAQTFAAAYQGLSWPKGARVIVLGTGHFLETPVSLAYKDFETPLGLVKYDREFVAELSKKIDEDLRGHEWAHKSEHSIDFQVVFLKHLLGEFSLVPILVASPQGHRNFFKKLAESLRDLLDEKTYLVVGVDFCHLGLRYGDPTPAGENEKQKAREFDFNLLQKVLTFDADRIYEMLAKDDYYKVCGFGPLYLLSLIFSGEKLSGKILHQEAVDFGEGSIVSLAAAAFFD
- a CDS encoding TldD/PmbA family protein, coding for MDQIKDILWPWQKEKGLEALEIYAYEEKGLKIEKKDRRLEKFQPYEEHGLAIRILKDGALGFSFTTSLAPEDVLNAAFKAYEMASVMEKDAYSLPGPQEYPILPPAREELISAEEGLAILEQVEETAFSYDSRVKRIQEAGLSHSQGKLYIANTNGLEAQWDYGGFSLVAVVIAMEGEEAQMGWEWQLFPLRERIKPEEIAQKAAYRAVKRLGAKPISSRKIHVLLPPHVAVDFLELLSSSFLGDNLVKGKSVLKNKLGQKVFPSFINIIDNGVLVDVIGTRPFDDEGIPQRETVLVKEGKIENFLFDSYWGKKAGFPSTGNARRGSFKDQPSVGLTNFYLKPGEYPPEKITGKLSEFFEVLEVLGMHTADPISGEFSLGVSGLLHRNGEIIPVNGMAISGDIFSLFEKIEALGNDLTFYSNIGSPSILTAKLDLAGS
- a CDS encoding heterodisulfide reductase-related iron-sulfur binding cluster, encoding MSSITKFAYYPGCSLEGLATEAEEALLEVAKYWDIELIEIPDWNCCGSSSAHNLCEDLARKLTWRILASLPNNTSEILTLCPSCFDRLRLGLFEAQKNPKKFLTLFGQKPNPSWKIRHFVEVLASFPWHKIKGKPLSGLRLAPYYGCLLYVPAKLPPPMEDGLMEKMLSSLGAEIVPWPYAKQCCGTYLSIIKPDFVSGIVRRMMMEAQKIQVDALVTHCVMCQMNLEMRAPVKVDLPVFHLSELLALGLGQAHISWFKKHLLDPLPLLLKKGFC
- a CDS encoding CBS domain-containing protein; this encodes MKDLAQITVNKVMTRSLKIVDIDTSFEEVVKTFNETKVHALIVVGPGGEFMGILSHSDIIKGLQEYGPKIFVLTAEDLMHPKPFTIDPNANLKEAAAIMVKNRIHRLLVISSHAGKYIPIGVLSATDIIKAVANT
- a CDS encoding 4Fe-4S dicluster domain-containing protein, encoding MEKIAERDFSFCLTCQTCTNGCPCVSLMDYLPHQLMRLLQWEEFEEALKSKAIWVCVGCNACTHACPMGIEIPEIMDILRQEAIKVGIIAEKDIYEFHRQMLLSLKRHGRVSEFELILAYKTKKGHFFEDITLGLQMLTKKKMKLKPARLKERKKIRAFFEKCPL
- a CDS encoding ParB/RepB/Spo0J family partition protein, whose protein sequence is MRELCRYKDPVKNQELCLSLFQVDEILIPSFQRDLSEGLKRNLELAIEKLGFLHPIVVVEGDEGYYVVDGRHRLEALKELGYQEIIGIIAPQELALHILEFNTEKPPNVKEKSKQAYRLFYEFLEKEPQTLEIDLISFFKEPSLITFGFILEEFEPRFPASFYESFVSKIDNFLHEPLEEASKERRRRAEKLVELNQQVNETYARLGLTNALLKGEIVRKAVQRAYGIRVRKIDDEFYEAIEKVKEALNKISPEDIGGHEI